The Gossypium hirsutum isolate 1008001.06 chromosome D03, Gossypium_hirsutum_v2.1, whole genome shotgun sequence genomic interval tattcaaagtAAGTCAACTACCTCTTTTGACCACCATCGCCCACATGTTGGGACTCCACCTAACACCTATGGTCAATATTATTACATCTATTCCTTTTTATAAATCAACATTTAATCTTTGAATTCCCATTATTTatccaattttatttataattttttaatttgataaaatatgatGACGTAACATTTAAGATTGTATCACATTattacttgaatttttttaatttttttataaaaattttaatttttaaaaaataagatgatgatatgataaaatataaaagtgtTACGTCATTATACCTTAATAGAATCTAAATAAGagaccaaattagaaaaaaaaaagctgtCAAGTTTTGAAACTAatgtaaactaaaaaaaataaaaaatatcaaatttagggATTAAGTATtactttattcttttttcttaaCTACTAAGTTTAATAATAtctttggaattaaaaaaaataacaagtttaataatatctttggaattaaaaaggaatatgacaatttttttcctttgttcTTTTTAAGCTTATAAGTAGAGaacaatcaaaatataaatataaatacatgtTTAAGTAATCGGTTTGTATAAAACCAAACtgttacaaaataaacaaattaagaaatgGAACAAAGAATCAAATTATTATAGCACAAATTAAGAGTTTGATCAATCCAAACTACTAACTAACTAAAACCACACATAGCAACAACTCATGGTGGGATTCGGAGACCCATACATTTTAATTGCGCATGATGAATCTCGAacgtaaatattcaaaataaaaaatcttaaatttttacCAATCGAACCAAAGCACATCAATTTTTTAAAGTCACTtgcaaagcttttttttttttttagttctaTGCTAGTgtatctaattattattattattattattattattatccatTTAGTTTttgattcaataaatttaaacataaattttactatttacttttGTAGATGCttttgttatttgtttatttgtaataaaaatgataaaaaaatttaaaaaatcccaACATTTGATTTATTAGTCAACAATATTCACTCTATTTTTAAGGTCGTGAAATTGAGTTCTAGATTATATTTATGTGAAAATTTATGTGAGTGTGAATTTAAAATTGTACATATAAAAAagcatatttaatatttatatctttttataataaatttagattttatattaataaaaataaaatgtgaaaaatattatTGCAATCCACATAAGCTTTACTTACACAAAATGAGTATAAAAGAAATCCAAATATGTGTCAGCTATGAAAAAGAATATTCatgatttgattagattttaataaaaaacatcTTTTAGATTCAACAATTCTGCACCAaccttataatttaatattaacacGTGAATTGTATCTGTGTAAGCTTCATATTTCTTAAATAACATCTCctgtatatatttaatttctcAAGAACAAATTTAGTGACTAATTTTCTATGTTGTTAAATAttgtgaataaaaaataatattgagcCTTTTTTTTAtctacataatataaaaataaaaaataaatactaaaatggtATGCCACCCACATTATTTATGGTATGTTGTGGGTGGTGAAGACGCGACACTGCTCTTGTTTTTTTAGCCCAATTATTAGTCTGCTAGTAAAAAAGTTTTTAAGTATTGAGGGTTTAGGACAGGCGGTACTGGTTTATACGGGTACAAAACACAAATACCTGTATTTGGGGGGTTTGGGTGGTGCTTGCTTGACAGTCTGTAGCGGTTGGGTGGTGCCTTTTTGACAGGTGGCACCGATCTGACAATTTGACTGGTCATACAGTGTTTCAGAGTTTCACATGTTATATGAGTTTGGAGTTTCACGAGTTATGGAGCTTATAACCATGGTTTTAGGGGTTGTAAAAACTTAATATTGTGctgattgtaaaaaaaaaagagaggagagaATAGAGAAGAGAGGAAGGAGaccgtaaaaaaaaaagaaagaagataagAGAAGATAGAAGAGAAAGAAGaggctaaaaaaaaagagataacaACAATTAGTTTTTTAGGGTTCAATTTTTTTAGAGAAGatagaaaaggaagaaaaggtaGGCACCCCATAACCCAACCAATGCTGCTGACGCACCATCCAGACTCCAAAAATACAGGTTTTTGTATGTCATATTTGTATAAATCAGTGCCGCTTATTTAAACCCTCAAtctttaatttcctttttttacTAACAAACTAATGATTGGACTGAAAAAACGAGGGTGGTGCTGCTTCCCCACCACTCTCCACCACTCACGAAATACCATTTTTGTAAATAATGGGGATGGCAtaccatttttatattatttagataaaaaatCTAACATTGAAGAGGTTACCActaatttaaatatctcataattgaTACTCAATATAATTACCGTCTGACCGATTAAAACTTTAACGTATgaatgaaaaaagaagagaaactaTTAGTAAAAACAAACACACATTATttagaacaataaaatatgatcatacaTGGTTCCTAAAGGCAAAATTGCATGGAAGGTTTTTATATTAGGCATTTTTGGAAGATTTAGTCTCACTATTATAAAttattagtctttatattttttgaaatgtgAATTTCAATATCAAAGCTAATTTTTCCTTTGAAATTGTGTCAAATAATtcgatattttttaaacaatggTAATGTAACATATACCAcattgacattttttttaacaattagaTAACtattataagttttttttcttaaatgtgcaaaatattcataaaataatacCAGAAAAAGACAAATATATATCATGTCATCACTTGCATCAAATTATTTAATAGAATTAACAAAAGGTATTTTATTTCAAAACTGAAAACacaataaagaaatttaaaatgatcaaattactgTAAAAAGATGAAATTCACAAAAAATACATCATACAAGGACTTTTTTAGAATTGGACCGTATCCTAAATCTAGGACCACATTGAAAATTACTAACACAAAACATTACACTATCCGAAATGGGCCAGCCCTAAATTTTGGCGcaggtaaaatattaaaaatttctatgaaatattcaatttttttctgaaaaaaagGGACTGCTTAAACTACATTTTACTGACTGCTAGACAGTCTATGAAGCCGGCTGAGCCGAGCCGAACCTGGCATGTAGAATCGTAAGTAAAATTCTATGTAAGGTTCCTGttacttttttcttttagtattttagtttctctatttttaaattcaagGAAGTAAATTcgattattaaaattattaattttttattaaatttatgttcAGTACAATATTaagattttttaataaattaaataaatatttttatttaaataaaataaatattttttatttcaaaatttcacattaatatattaaacataaagTTGAAGGGTTAAATGGGTGAAGAGAAGAAggactttataaaaaaattgacctTAGGATCATACACAATAGAGCAGAAACAGATCCGGTCCGGGGGAAGAAAAAGTCTTCAGCAGTCTTTCTGCAAATAAAACTTCCTTTCAATCTTTTCTCTGTAATGGAGATGAGTTTTTCATCATTTTAGCTTTGGAAAAACTTCAAGCTCAACCTTCCATCGAAATCAAAATCTTGTTTTTGAAAACGGCAGATTTTGACGAGATCTGGTTTACGGAATGGAAGAAGAGAAAGGAGCTCTGGTGCAGGGCTTGATCGAAGCGGTGAACCAAATAGCTTCGATCGGCGACTACAGTTGCGCCGTGAAGAAGGAGTATTGCAACCTCGCTAGGAGACTGAAGCTGTTGACGCCAATGTTCGAGGAGATTAGAGAAATCAAAGAGCAAATCCCTGAAGAAACGGTTAAAGCTTTGGTATCGTTGAAAGAAGCTCTGGTTTCGGCTAAGGAGTTGCTTATATTCGGAAGTGAAGGCAGCAAGATTTACCTGGTGTGTGagtatatatattcattttattttttttcttttggatctGTTTGGCTGCTGAGAAAGTGGAGGAAACTTAGCTTGTTAAGTGCGTGGACATATCAGAATATTTATCGCAGTGAATATTTGGAAGTAACTGATAAATATTATACTAAATTTAGTTTAATCTAGTGAAAGATGAATGGAGTATAAAATTTTCGTATGATATTTAGTGCTGCACTTCTTTAATTAAAAAAGCAAATAGATGtggttccttttttttctttaattaatatttagaaCTGAAAAAACCACTCCAACCTATTCTTTTGCATCTTCAGATAACTATTATGAAAGAATTTCTTTTGTAATTCTCGTTCCTCGTCTCTTGTTAGGTATTACAAGATCAATTCTGCctccattaattttcttttatataagtTGTACAAATTAGAGGAGGGGATGGAGGAGTTGAGGATAGAGAGGGATGTGGTGGTTACTAGTACCCTCTGTGAATGGTTCTGAAGTTTTTGGCCTTGATGATATTTTTCAGAGCACTTCTGCTCCGGTGATTACACTTCATCGGTTTTGCTGTGGATTTTCTTGAAATCAGCAGTATTGTGAATTATATGTTTCCTTTCTTACAACTTGAGGTTGGGGTTTCCCCGTGGGGTGGGGGGTTCAATTTTGCTTGGAATCCCCTATGTATGGCCTTCCTTATTTGAATTTGTTACATTGCATTCCTTCTGTGTATTGCTTTGTCAACAATTGTGTTGGTTTGTCACAGacattgattttgatgttttactGTTGTGGTTGACAAACAACGTCCACCTTATGCCACTCACTTCGAGCTTGGCAGTAAAGAAGGGCGTTCCAAGTGGCTGCTAAGCCATGGATGCGCATGGTTTATGGTATGGATGCTTTGCTGTTGACTGATGAACTTTTTTCCTTATACTTGCAGGTTCTAGAGAGGAAGCAGATTATGCATAAATTTCATGAAGTGACAGCTCGATTGGAGCAGGCTTTGAGTAGAATTTCCCATGAGAATCTTGACATCCTAGAAGAAGTTAAGGAACAGGTAAAGATCTATTGCTAGACATATATCTGGAAGAATTACAGATTACCTCTTCTCTTTCTATATTGTATTAGGCCCTTTGCTATGTGTTACCCAAAGATGATTATTTGAAACATAGTCATATTCGACGTGGAATATAGTTCTGTCAAGTAATCACTGTGATCATGATTAATTAACTTTTTCTTGAGTTTCATATGATTTGAGATACCAAAGATTGTAGGGATATATAAAAGCACACAGACTAAAGAGAGCAACCAAAATATACATTGATTCTTTTCTCAAAACAATCTAATGAAGAGTTTGAGAGCACCAAAGGTCCAAAGCTACTTTATGTTcattacataattattttttgaagGGGTGAAAAAGGTTTACATGTATAGTATTTCCATATTTAGGTTGAGCTTGTTCTAGCTCAGTTCAGGAGAGCTAAAGGGAGGGTTGATGTACCTGATGTTGAGCTGTATGAGGATCTATTGTCACTCTACAACAAGAACAATGATGCAGAAGCAGATCCTGAGGTACTAAGGAGATTGGCTGAGAAGTTACAGTTGGTGGGAATAGCTGAACTTATGCAAGAATCTCTAGCTCTACATGAGATGGTTTCTGCCAGTGGTGGAGATCCCGGGGCAATATTTGAGAAGATGTCAAACTTATTGAAGGAAATCAAGGATTTTGTACAGACGGAAAATCCTAACTTGGATGCTCCTGCAAGAGAAAAGAATCTTCCTCCTAGTAGCAGCAGTGCGCAAACAACCGCTGTTGGAAATCACAAGGCCCCAGTTATACCAGATGATTTCCGCTGTCCAATATCCCTTGAGCTGATGAAAGATCCCGTCATTGTTTCAACAGGGCAGGTATATTTGTTTCAGATTTCTTGTTCATGATAACTGggatttcttttgtttttaatcaTCACTTCAGTCTTGAAAACCACCTGTCCctcatataattattaaattgctttaatttttcaattttgcttGATATATTTGTTTGGTCATTGACCTCACTTGTTGTATCTTATCGCATTGTTTTGTCATTATGTTATTTGGTGAAATGTTTGTTCTGAAAATGCTCCTAGTCATAAAGTGATTCTCTATTTAAATTTGTTTGGAATAGGTAAACTTGAGGTTGGCACACAGGTTGGATGCTAAGTGAAAGATGTTTATAAGAAGTGTTTTTTGATACATTTTATGCACAATCGCACATGTATGCAGAGGCTGAAGTCTTGTTTACGATTATCTTCAGGCTATGTTTTTTAACAGGTTTCATTACTCTCTTCTGTAGACTTATGAACGATCTTGCATTGAGAAATGGCTGGAGCAAGGGCATCGAACATGTCCGAAGACACAACAGACTCTTAGTAACCCTGCTCTTACTCCCAATTATGTATTGCGTAGTTTAATAGCTCAATGGTGCGAGACAAATGGCATTGACCCACCCAAAAGGCCGAGTAGTTCTCAGCCCAGTAAAACCAAATTTGCCTGCTCACCTGCTGAACTTACCAAGATTCAAATTCTCCTCTGTAAGCTCTCATCCAGCAATCCTGAAGACCAAAGAACGGCTGCAGGTGAAATCCGTCTCCTTGCTAAACGCAATGCAGATAACCGTGTAGCCATTGCTGAAGCGGGGGCTATACCTCTCCTTGTAA includes:
- the LOC107950173 gene encoding U-box domain-containing protein 13 isoform X1; the encoded protein is MEEEKGALVQGLIEAVNQIASIGDYSCAVKKEYCNLARRLKLLTPMFEEIREIKEQIPEETVKALVSLKEALVSAKELLIFGSEGSKIYLVLERKQIMHKFHEVTARLEQALSRISHENLDILEEVKEQVELVLAQFRRAKGRVDVPDVELYEDLLSLYNKNNDAEADPEVLRRLAEKLQLVGIAELMQESLALHEMVSASGGDPGAIFEKMSNLLKEIKDFVQTENPNLDAPAREKNLPPSSSSAQTTAVGNHKAPVIPDDFRCPISLELMKDPVIVSTGQTYERSCIEKWLEQGHRTCPKTQQTLSNPALTPNYVLRSLIAQWCETNGIDPPKRPSSSQPSKTKFACSPAELTKIQILLCKLSSSNPEDQRTAAGEIRLLAKRNADNRVAIAEAGAIPLLVKILSTPDSRTQEHAVTALLNLSICEDNKGSIISSGAVPGIVQVLKKGSMEARENAAATLFSLSVVDENKVAIGASGAIPPLVTLLSEGTQRGKKDAATALFNLCIYQGNKGKTVRAGVIPTLMRLLTEPGGGMVDEALAILAILASHPEAKSAIGAAKAMPVLVDFIGNGLPRNKENAAAVLVHLCAGDQQHLADAEELGVMGHLVDLAQNGTDRGKRKAAQLLQRLSRFVEQQKRSQSQAEAQAEQSLSQSRAQQP
- the LOC107950173 gene encoding U-box domain-containing protein 13 isoform X2; this translates as MKSLRAPKVELVLAQFRRAKGRVDVPDVELYEDLLSLYNKNNDAEADPEVLRRLAEKLQLVGIAELMQESLALHEMVSASGGDPGAIFEKMSNLLKEIKDFVQTENPNLDAPAREKNLPPSSSSAQTTAVGNHKAPVIPDDFRCPISLELMKDPVIVSTGQTYERSCIEKWLEQGHRTCPKTQQTLSNPALTPNYVLRSLIAQWCETNGIDPPKRPSSSQPSKTKFACSPAELTKIQILLCKLSSSNPEDQRTAAGEIRLLAKRNADNRVAIAEAGAIPLLVKILSTPDSRTQEHAVTALLNLSICEDNKGSIISSGAVPGIVQVLKKGSMEARENAAATLFSLSVVDENKVAIGASGAIPPLVTLLSEGTQRGKKDAATALFNLCIYQGNKGKTVRAGVIPTLMRLLTEPGGGMVDEALAILAILASHPEAKSAIGAAKAMPVLVDFIGNGLPRNKENAAAVLVHLCAGDQQHLADAEELGVMGHLVDLAQNGTDRGKRKAAQLLQRLSRFVEQQKRSQSQAEAQAEQSLSQSRAQQP